The Medicago truncatula cultivar Jemalong A17 chromosome 4, MtrunA17r5.0-ANR, whole genome shotgun sequence genome includes a region encoding these proteins:
- the LOC25480075 gene encoding cytochrome P450 71D11, translating into MDSQFFYFFVLVSFFLSMLVALKMGKNLMKKAPAPNLPPGPWKLPIIGHIHHLLTSTPHRKLSDLAKTHGSLMQLQLGEISAIVVSSPEYAREIFKTHDVKFASRPNIVALEMLTYGFKDIGFSPYGNYWRQLRKICTIELLTQSRINSFRPIREEELSNLIKRIDLQQGLPVNITELVLTTMISIISRAAFGDKCKAQEQFASLGNIGSIGGGFEIIELFPSAKWLQLIFNQRPKLKRLHRQLDQILENIVIQHKEAKLKEKEGQTEAEDLVDVLLKFQGGDDSDQDISLTNNNIKAILLDMFGAGGDTSALSVVWAMAELVRDPRVMKKAQDEVREIYNMKGAFDESCMHELKYVKSIVKETLRLHPPGALLLPRECREACEIDGYHIPMKTKLIVNAWAIGRDPRYWTEPERFYPERFIGSSIDYNGNNFEYIPFGAGKRICPGSKFGLMSLELALAMLLYHFDWKLPNGMKCEDLDMTEKFGVTVKRKDDLYLIPIAPPSSMA; encoded by the exons ATGGATTCCcaatttttttacttcttcGTCCTTGTCTCATTTTTCCTCTCAATGCTTGTGGCATTGAAAATGGGGAAGAATCTCATGAAAAAAGCTCCAGCTCCAAACCTACCTCCAGGACCATGGAAGCTACCTATTATTGGACACATACATCATCTACTTACATCTACCCCACATCGAAAATTGAGTGACTTGGCCAAAACACATGGATCCTTGATGCAGCTACAACTTGGAGAGATCTCTGCAATTGTTGTTTCCTCACCAGAGTATGCTAGGGAGATATTTAAAACCCATGATGTCAAATTTGCATCTAGGCCTAACATTGTAGCTCTAGAAATGCTAACATATGGATTCAAAGATATTGGCTTTTCACCTTATGGAAATTATTGGAGGCAACTGCGAAAAATATGCACAATTGAGCTTTTGACTCAAAGTCGTATCAATTCATTCCGGCCAATAAGAGAAGAAGAGCTCTCCAATCTCATCAAAAGGATTGATTTGCAACAAGGATTGCCTGTCAACATCACTGAACTTGTACTTACAACAATGATTTCTATCATTTCAAGGGCTGCGTTTGGCGACAAATGCAAAGCCCAAGAACAGTTTGCGTCATTGGGAAATATAGGATCAATTGGAGGAGGTTTtgaaataattgaattatttccTTCAGCCAAATGGCTTCAACTTATATTTAATCAAAGGCCTAAACTTAAGAGGTTGCATAGACAACTTGATCAGATACTTGAAAACATCGTCATTCAACATAAAGAAGcaaagttaaaagaaaaagaaggacAAACTGAAGCAGAAGATCTGGTAGACGTTCTTCTAAAGTTTCAGGGTGGTGATGACAGCGACCAAGATATATCCTTGACCAACAACAATATTAAGGCTATACTCTTG GACATGTTTGGTGCTGGAGGTGATACATCAGCTTTGAGCGTAGTTTGGGCAATGGCAGAGTTGGTAAGAGATCCAAGAGTGATGAAGAAAGCACAAGATGAAGTGAGAGAAATATACAACATGAAGGGAGCTTTTGATGAAAGTTGTATGCATGAACTCAAATACGTGAAGTCAATTGTGAAAGAGACCCTGAGGTTACACCCCCCAGGTGCTCTTTTACTTCCAAGAGAATGTAGAGAAGCATGTGAGATTGATGGGTATCATATACCAATGAAAACAAAGCTGATAGTTAATGCATGGGCAATCGGAAGAGATCCAAGGTACTGGACGGAACCAGAGAGGTTTTATCCAGAGAGATTCATTGGTAGTTCTATTGACTACAACGGGAATAATTTCGAGTACATTCCTTTTGGTGCTGGAAAAAGAATATGCCCAGGCAGTAAATTTGGTTTGATGAGTCTTGAGCTGGCACTTGCAATGTTGTTGTATCACTTTGATTGGAAGCTTCCCAATGGAATGAAATGTGAAGACTTGGACATGACTGAGAAATTTGGAGTGACAGTTAAAAGAAAAGATGACTTGTACTTGATACCTATTGCTCCTCCATCATCTATGGCATGA